The window CACCGGATGTATTTTGCTGCCGCCGGAATTATAAATCACCTGCACCGGCACAAACTCCACCGCGCAACCCGCCGCCAGAAACGACACCAGCATCTCCGATTCGATCTCGAAATGGTTCGTGGAAATTTGCACTTGCGCCAGCGTCTCCAAATGCACCAGCCGAAATCCGCATTGTGAGTCTTCAATCCTTTGCCCCGTCAACCGCGAAAGTCTCCGCGTCATCCAGCGATTCACCCACCGCCGCACCCACGGCATCCCCGCCGAATTGCCCAGACGATTTCCCACCACCAATTTCGCCCCGCTCATTTCCGCGCAACGGAAGAACCCCGGGATGTCCCCCGCCGCGTGCTGCCCATCTCCGTCCACCACAATCGCCCACGAAAGCCCGCATTCGCGCGCAGTTCGCCAACCCGTCTGCAACGCCGCGCCTTTGCCGCGATTTTCTTTATGCCTCACCACCCTCGCCCCCGCCGCCGCCGCCGCCCGCGCCGTGGCATCGGTCGAACCGTCATCCACCACGATCACGTGGGGCAAATGCGCGCGAACCGCCGCAACCACTCTTGCAATTTGCGTCTCTTCATTGAAACACGGAATCACCGCCGCGCATTGACAGACCCAGTCCATGTAGCGATGATACGGAATGGGCTACGAGTGCCAAAGCAAAAACTGCATGGTTCCACCTGCGCTCGCCGGGACTGAGGAATCCATGCTTGAATTTCCACCTTCTTTTCCGTCGCCGTCCGACCTCACGCTGACCGGCGACGCCCAAATCGCCTGGCATGAAACTGCCGCCGCCGCCACTCGCGCGCAATTTGGCCGGGAAATTTTCGTCCGCGCCGTCGTTGAAGT is drawn from Verrucomicrobiia bacterium and contains these coding sequences:
- a CDS encoding glycosyltransferase family 2 protein, with the protein product MDWVCQCAAVIPCFNEETQIARVVAAVRAHLPHVIVVDDGSTDATARAAAAAGARVVRHKENRGKGAALQTGWRTARECGLSWAIVVDGDGQHAAGDIPGFFRCAEMSGAKLVVGNRLGNSAGMPWVRRWVNRWMTRRLSRLTGQRIEDSQCGFRLVHLETLAQVQISTNHFEIESEMLVSFLAAGCAVEFVPVQVIYNSGGSKIHPVRDSVRWFRWWLAQGRRSHVKQASSGNRAGALPKKTAGVVS